One genomic segment of Arcobacter lacus includes these proteins:
- a CDS encoding restriction endonuclease subunit S has product MSKNINVPKLRFKEFIDEWEEKELEKIFNIFQGFAFSSSDITNEGVRWLKIADVGIQRMKYDTPCFLPKIFKEKYSKFLLNKNDYVLALTRPILNGMLKIAKIDDIYNGSLLNQRVGKIITRESLDFIYYFLQQTNLINKIDSFILGSEPPNLSINQIKFIKASIPLKKEQEKIASFLTSVDTKIEQLIKKDELLQQYKKGMIQKIFNEEIRFKADDGNEFPEWEEKKLGDIGIFQTSSIDKISKDDEKSVFLINYMDVYKHKNINNRTIKNFQIVTATDSQISSCNLQKGDILFTPSSETSNDIGHSVVIFEDLDNAVYSYHLMRFRPKIRIDILYSHYFCNIPSVLNQLAKFSTGITRFTISVKSFSLIKINFPCLEEQNKIANFLSSIDDKIEENQKILQKTKEFKKSLLQHMFV; this is encoded by the coding sequence ATGAGTAAAAATATAAATGTACCAAAATTAAGATTTAAAGAGTTTATTGATGAATGGGAAGAGAAAGAATTAGAAAAAATTTTTAATATTTTTCAAGGATTTGCATTTTCAAGTAGTGATATAACTAATGAAGGGGTGAGATGGTTAAAAATTGCTGATGTAGGTATTCAAAGAATGAAATATGATACACCATGTTTTTTACCTAAAATTTTTAAAGAAAAGTATTCAAAGTTTTTATTGAATAAGAATGATTATGTATTGGCATTAACAAGACCAATATTAAATGGTATGTTAAAAATAGCAAAAATTGATGATATCTATAATGGTTCATTGTTAAACCAAAGAGTCGGAAAAATAATAACTAGAGAATCTTTAGATTTTATATATTATTTTTTACAGCAAACTAACCTTATTAATAAAATAGACAGTTTTATTTTAGGTAGCGAACCACCTAATTTATCTATTAATCAAATTAAATTTATAAAAGCATCAATACCTTTAAAAAAAGAACAAGAAAAAATAGCTTCATTTTTAACTTCTGTTGATACAAAAATAGAACAACTAATAAAAAAAGATGAACTTCTACAACAATACAAAAAAGGTATGATACAAAAAATATTTAATGAAGAGATTAGATTTAAAGCTGATGATGGAAATGAATTTCCAGAATGGGAAGAAAAAAAGTTGGGAGATATTGGAATATTTCAAACTAGTAGTATTGATAAGATAAGTAAAGATGATGAAAAAAGTGTATTTTTGATAAATTATATGGATGTTTATAAGCATAAAAATATTAATAATAGAACTATAAAAAATTTTCAAATTGTAACTGCAACAGATAGCCAAATTTCAAGTTGTAATCTTCAAAAAGGAGATATTTTATTTACACCATCTTCTGAAACGTCAAATGATATTGGGCATTCAGTTGTTATCTTTGAAGATTTAGATAATGCAGTTTATAGCTATCACTTAATGAGATTTAGACCTAAAATAAGAATAGATATTTTGTATTCTCATTATTTTTGTAATATACCTAGTGTATTAAATCAGTTAGCTAAATTTTCAACAGGAATCACAAGGTTTACTATTTCCGTGAAATCTTTTTCTCTCATAAAAATAAATTTTCCTTGCTTAGAAGAACAAAATAAAATAGCAAACTTTTTATCTTCAATAGATGATAAAATAGAAGAAAATCAAAAAATATTACAAAAAACAAAAGAGTTTAAAAAATCTCTTTTACAACATATGTTTGTATAA
- the rhuM gene encoding RhuM family protein translates to MNTQSEAFLKDNLSSSDIIIYEAIDGKTKIETRVSNENIWLSQAQICKLYGKAKSTISEHIKAIFEDEELDKNSTVRNFRTVQIEGDREVTRDIEHYNLDMIIALGFKVRSNIGTKFRVWANSKLKEYIEKGFVLDDDRFKSGTQMQYFDELQKRLRDIRISERFFYQKIKDIYMTSVDYDPKDEKTVEFFKIVQNKLLWAVSNQTAAELIFNRIDISKHLLGMSSFDKDSKYITKKDVSIAKNYLCEDEIKLLGLLVEQYLAFAETMASQRIPMHMKDWIARLDIILSLNGRELLQNAGKISHEIAKQKSEIEYLKYKENKKELERIESFKELEADIKNLGK, encoded by the coding sequence ATGAACACACAAAGTGAAGCATTTCTAAAAGATAATTTATCGTCATCAGATATAATTATTTATGAAGCCATTGACGGAAAAACAAAAATAGAAACAAGAGTTTCAAATGAAAATATTTGGTTAAGCCAAGCACAGATTTGTAAACTTTATGGAAAAGCAAAATCGACTATTAGTGAACATATAAAAGCTATTTTTGAAGATGAAGAATTGGATAAAAATTCAACTGTTCGGAATTTCCGAACAGTTCAGATTGAAGGAGACAGGGAGGTTACAAGAGATATAGAACACTATAACCTTGATATGATAATAGCTCTTGGTTTTAAAGTTCGTTCAAATATTGGTACAAAATTTAGAGTTTGGGCAAACTCTAAACTAAAAGAGTATATAGAAAAAGGTTTCGTTCTTGATGATGATAGATTTAAAAGTGGTACACAAATGCAATATTTTGATGAACTACAAAAAAGACTTAGAGATATTAGAATCTCTGAAAGATTTTTTTATCAGAAAATAAAAGATATTTATATGACAAGTGTAGATTATGATCCAAAAGATGAAAAGACAGTGGAGTTTTTTAAAATAGTTCAAAATAAACTTCTTTGGGCGGTTTCAAATCAAACAGCAGCTGAACTTATTTTCAATAGAATTGATATTTCAAAGCACCTTTTAGGAATGAGTTCTTTTGATAAAGATAGTAAATATATCACAAAAAAAGATGTAAGTATTGCAAAAAATTATCTTTGTGAAGATGAGATAAAACTTTTAGGTCTTTTAGTAGAACAATATTTAGCATTTGCTGAAACTATGGCTAGTCAAAGAATTCCTATGCATATGAAAGATTGGATAGCTAGACTTGATATAATACTATCTTTAAATGGAAGAGAGCTTTTACAAAATGCAGGTAAAATAAGTCATGAAATAGCAAAGCAAAAGAGTGAAATAGAGTATCTAAAATATAAGGAAAATAAAAAGGAATTAGAAAGAATTGAAAGCTTTAAGGAATTAGAAGCTGATATAAAGAATTTAGGAAAATAA